The following proteins come from a genomic window of Aquimarina sp. MAR_2010_214:
- a CDS encoding FAD:protein FMN transferase: MHSSFSQQIHKRILKLMGSRFDITVVDKDEVIANQYIDIAVEEIQRIEELISSWDKNSQTSLINKNAGINPVKVDKELFDLIERAVQISKLTDGAFDISYASMDRIWKFDNSMKEMPSEEDVTISVAKVGYQNIILDKEKSTVFLTQKGMKIGFGAIGKGYAADKAKDLLISKGVSAGIINASGDMNTWGKQPNGSEWKVAITNPLNKNNAFALLPVIDKAVVTSGNYEKYVTLEGKRYSHIIDPRTGYPSTGIVSATVFAPKAELADALATSVFVMGIEIGLNRINQLKGIECIIIDDQGNIHTSDHIKIDNQ, from the coding sequence ATGCATAGTAGCTTTTCACAACAAATACATAAGCGTATCCTAAAACTAATGGGAAGTCGTTTTGATATTACTGTTGTCGATAAAGATGAAGTCATAGCTAATCAATATATTGATATTGCTGTTGAAGAAATTCAGAGAATTGAAGAATTGATTTCTTCGTGGGACAAAAACTCCCAAACTTCTTTAATTAATAAGAATGCAGGGATTAATCCGGTGAAAGTTGATAAAGAACTTTTCGACCTAATAGAAAGAGCAGTTCAGATATCTAAATTAACAGATGGCGCATTTGATATTAGTTATGCCTCAATGGATCGAATCTGGAAATTTGATAATAGCATGAAAGAAATGCCTTCCGAAGAAGATGTAACAATATCAGTGGCAAAGGTAGGTTATCAAAATATAATTCTGGATAAAGAGAAATCTACAGTGTTTCTTACACAAAAAGGAATGAAAATAGGATTTGGAGCTATTGGTAAAGGATATGCAGCAGATAAGGCCAAAGACCTTTTAATAAGTAAAGGAGTAAGTGCCGGAATCATAAATGCCTCGGGAGATATGAATACCTGGGGAAAACAACCTAACGGGAGTGAATGGAAAGTTGCGATTACTAATCCTTTGAATAAAAATAATGCATTTGCACTATTACCTGTAATAGATAAAGCAGTAGTAACCTCTGGAAATTATGAAAAATACGTAACTCTTGAAGGCAAACGTTATTCTCATATTATTGATCCCAGAACAGGGTATCCATCTACTGGTATTGTAAGTGCTACAGTTTTTGCACCAAAAGCAGAGTTGGCTGATGCTTTAGCAACTTCTGTTTTTGTAATGGGAATTGAGATAGGATTAAATAGAATAAATCAATTAAAAGGAATTGAATGTATCATTATTGATGACCAAGGCAATATTCATACCTCTGATCATATTAAGATAGATAATCAATAA
- a CDS encoding DUF4266 domain-containing protein encodes MNKLIPILLVLVLSLNSCVAVKEYEKVQINDPDMELALKKIDRFETNFQAYRESAAGANGGKTGGGCGCN; translated from the coding sequence ATGAACAAGTTAATACCAATACTTTTAGTACTAGTACTTTCTCTAAATTCATGTGTAGCTGTAAAAGAATATGAAAAAGTACAAATCAATGATCCGGATATGGAGCTAGCTCTCAAAAAAATTGATCGCTTCGAAACCAATTTCCAAGCCTATAGAGAATCAGCTGCTGGAGCAAATGGAGGAAAAACCGGAGGAGGTTGCGGTTGTAATTAA
- a CDS encoding PAS domain-containing protein: MKDFFDYDVMMARYYKNMSGNILPLVSWEFYGEHHIVLESFKEDFNTLKKITKNWNFKRDYYQEFIQEQSVIVITNPNLKIVYASQNIQKLSGYSPNEVIGNSPKIFQGKDTCVKTSAKIRSAIENEAPFEVSILNYKKDETPYVCVIKGFPVRDKYGELVNYIAFEKAA, translated from the coding sequence ATGAAAGACTTTTTTGATTACGATGTCATGATGGCACGATATTATAAAAATATGTCTGGTAATATATTGCCTTTAGTTTCTTGGGAGTTTTATGGTGAACATCATATAGTGTTAGAAAGCTTTAAAGAAGATTTTAATACGCTAAAGAAAATTACCAAAAATTGGAATTTTAAAAGAGATTATTACCAAGAATTTATTCAAGAACAATCTGTTATTGTTATCACAAATCCTAATCTTAAAATTGTGTACGCTTCACAAAATATTCAAAAACTAAGTGGATATTCACCAAATGAGGTCATAGGTAACTCACCAAAGATATTTCAGGGCAAAGATACATGTGTTAAGACATCTGCAAAAATAAGAAGTGCGATAGAGAACGAAGCTCCTTTTGAAGTATCGATCTTAAACTACAAAAAAGATGAAACCCCATATGTCTGCGTAATTAAAGGGTTTCCTGTTCGTGATAAATATGGCGAGCTAGTCAATTACATCGCCTTTGAGAAAGCAGCATAA
- a CDS encoding thioredoxin family protein, producing the protein MKKIIIIVFLIFSGINLVSAQEWLTNFEKAKRIAQENDKNIILVFAGSDWCAPCIKLEKQILHTEEFQGYAKKHYVLLKADFPRKKKNQLPEALQNQNKTLAEAYNKRGGFPLVVVLDKNGKKLGETGYKKVTPNAYLEILSTMIK; encoded by the coding sequence ATGAAAAAGATTATTATAATAGTGTTCCTGATATTTTCAGGAATTAATTTGGTAAGTGCTCAGGAGTGGCTAACCAATTTTGAAAAAGCAAAAAGAATCGCGCAGGAAAATGATAAAAATATAATTTTAGTATTTGCCGGTTCAGATTGGTGTGCACCATGTATTAAATTAGAGAAACAGATTTTACATACAGAGGAATTTCAGGGATATGCCAAGAAACATTATGTATTGTTAAAAGCAGATTTTCCGCGTAAGAAAAAAAACCAATTGCCAGAAGCATTGCAAAACCAAAATAAAACATTGGCAGAGGCATATAATAAACGCGGAGGCTTTCCATTAGTTGTTGTTTTGGATAAAAATGGCAAAAAACTTGGAGAGACCGGTTATAAAAAAGTAACACCAAATGCGTACTTAGAAATACTAAGTACAATGATTAAATAA
- a CDS encoding FMN-binding protein, with translation MKIRMSVVVLLVVTFTLTSFTNHSKKIEKKVNKEITNYFGTEEFSTEAIKISEANNSTVKSEFGKDNLLKIISIDGLLGYAYIGNAPSKTATFDYLVIFDKKFSIVKSKVLIYREEYGGEIGSKRWLKQFIGKSMDDQINFPGDIDAISGATISVRSMTKALDTLLRSIKTLHLNEVI, from the coding sequence ATGAAAATTAGAATGTCTGTTGTTGTTTTGTTAGTAGTTACCTTTACACTAACTTCATTTACAAACCACTCTAAGAAAATAGAGAAAAAGGTAAATAAAGAAATTACTAATTATTTTGGTACAGAAGAATTTTCTACTGAAGCTATAAAAATCTCTGAAGCAAATAATAGTACAGTCAAATCAGAGTTTGGGAAAGATAATCTTTTAAAAATAATAAGTATAGATGGTTTATTAGGTTATGCGTATATTGGTAATGCTCCAAGTAAAACAGCTACTTTTGATTATTTGGTGATTTTTGATAAAAAATTTTCTATAGTGAAGTCAAAAGTTCTAATCTATAGAGAAGAATATGGAGGAGAGATAGGAAGCAAACGTTGGCTAAAACAATTTATAGGAAAATCTATGGATGATCAAATTAATTTTCCTGGAGATATTGATGCAATTTCTGGAGCTACAATTTCGGTAAGATCAATGACCAAAGCTTTAGATACTTTGTTGAGAAGTATAAAGACATTACATTTAAACGAAGTAATTTAA
- a CDS encoding ferritin, with translation MIKEIEQLLNDQIKYEAKASAQYLSMASWADTRGYNGVADFFYMQSEEERVHMTKLVKFINERSGNAVIPAIDKPRDDFKSLMELFETFLKSEEFVTEKINNIIFECLERKDYNVHNFMQWYVAEQLEEEAIARTLLDKLKIIGEDKSGHYLFDRDINTFQAAEEPK, from the coding sequence ATGATAAAAGAGATAGAACAACTATTAAATGATCAAATAAAATATGAAGCAAAAGCTTCTGCACAATATCTTTCGATGGCTAGTTGGGCAGATACCAGAGGGTATAATGGTGTAGCAGATTTTTTTTATATGCAATCAGAAGAAGAAAGAGTACATATGACTAAATTGGTCAAGTTTATTAATGAAAGAAGTGGTAATGCCGTTATCCCTGCAATAGATAAACCAAGAGATGATTTTAAATCATTGATGGAGCTTTTTGAAACATTCCTGAAAAGTGAAGAGTTTGTTACAGAAAAAATTAATAACATCATATTCGAATGCCTTGAACGTAAAGATTATAATGTACATAATTTTATGCAATGGTATGTAGCAGAGCAATTGGAAGAAGAGGCCATAGCACGTACATTATTAGATAAACTTAAAATTATAGGAGAAGACAAATCGGGTCATTACTTATTTGATAGAGATATTAATACTTTTCAAGCTGCAGAGGAGCCTAAATGA